In the genome of Brachypodium distachyon strain Bd21 chromosome 3, Brachypodium_distachyon_v3.0, whole genome shotgun sequence, the window CTAGACCACTCAGGCTGGTGGACTCTGTATATTTGGTTGAGTAGACACACTGTGATCTGTACTCCCTCTTTTCAGTTTATAAGGCATGCGGTTATTCctagatcatcaatttgacCAACAAAACATGTATTTATTGTACAAAAAGTACATGATTAAATTCGTGTTCGGAAGAAGTTTCTAATGGTATACTTTTTGTGGCATATAACTCATATTTTGTTGGTCTTGGTCAAACTGGTCATCTAGGAATATGTGATTGACTTATAAACTCGAAAGGAGGGAGCACATCATATGTGTCATCATGATTATACGCTGCTGGCAGGTTCTTTGCTTCTATACAGGTCAATTGCCATGCTACATATCTTTCCTTGATTTACCTTGAAACCTTTACTTGGAATCTTATCCAGATTAAGCAGAATGTTACTTGAAACTGTTGCATTCCTGGGGACATATTTACCATGGAAAACAACAGCCATTTAGTATTGGCTCTTCTGTGTTTAGTTATGAATCTATACACAATTTTGTCCATGGACTATCATCCGTGCCTCATTTTTGTATCTAAACTATCAAACTGACCAAATTGGTCCCTGAACTATCCGTTGTGATTCATTTTGTCCTCTTGCTCATGTTGAATGGGCAGGAGGAGGCCTTAGAACATGTTGTACATGTGGAATTTCTGAAGTACCTTTCTTTGAGCTAAACCTTTAGTAAAAACTGCATTGTACTACTTTTATTTGAGTTATAGCTCTCAACTATTGTTGGGCCCTTCTGCCACATGAACTCATTGTTCCGCACTTTATTCATAGAAGCCTTTTTCTTGGGCATTTTGGGGTTTTCGTGCGCGCAGCACCGCATGGGCAACAGGATGAAAATGAGCCACAATCGTTCATGGACCAATATGGTCACTATGGTAGTTTAGGGATGGAAATGGGCCATGGGTGATAGTCCAGTGACAAAATTGGGTATTAAGTCAGTTATGCATCAGAGGTCACACTCATTTGTGCATATCAACGTTCTTGCTATCTTTGCCAACTGTGGTGTGTCTCCATGATTTTAATTCTCTGTTctcattatttttttgacataAAAAATTTCAACTGACTATACTGTTGAACAGATACATTCAGGAGAATTATTCTAAAATTCGTGATGTTGAAAAGGAGCTAGAGAATCTGACTTTGGAAGTGAAATTGACAGCTGGACCCAAAAAAGCAGGTAAACTAACAGTTCTTTTCAAAAGCACATCTGGTTTAGGTTCTTCACATTGAATACTCTCACTTGGTTGACCTGTTTCtgcttttgtttgttctgGTTCCAGCGCTTGAGCATTTAAGGAAAAAGATTGAAATGTCAACAGAGAGAATACGATTGGCTAAGGTGAAAGAGGAAGATGCAAAGAAGGTTGGATCTGTTCACTCCCGACTTAGATACAATTACTAACTGTTATCTGATATAATTTTGTTGCTCCCTTTTTCCATTTTCATCTATTACATTTTGATTTGCTATCTGCCTGTCTTTTGGAGGAAATGGGATGATACAACTTATTTTGCAAGGAAAGCAAACTTATTGCTGAGAGTATCACTGTGACCTATAGGGAAGATCCTAAAATGTTGTTGGCTGCATCTTTCAGCAAATGTCACATGCCAAAATTAAGTTCACGAGGAACAATATTAAAGGTTCATGGAGGATAAATCAATTGTAGTATTGAATAGACAGAACTTCTATTTTTTCTCCCAAACTGAGGCTATCATGAATCCATTAGGATTAAATGTAACAGTGATATAATACCATTATGCCCTTAACAGCATTTTGGAGAAAAGTGTATTATTGTATTGTAAGTCTTAATACATGACAACTAACAGAATTTTGAAGATAAAGGTGTTATTGTATTTTGAGTCTTCAATACCTGAGAGCTTAGAAATAAAGTAAACTTAAAATTCTTACCACCATTTTCTTCGCTCTGTCAGTAAGTTCTGAAACCAGTGACCATTTTCTTCATTAAAATGCTTTTTTTCaatctttatttttctctggTTACCTAACATGATTTAGCTGTTTGCTAGTTTAGGCCTGGGAAGCTGCTGCTCAAGTTGTtaaagaggaagaggatgcaAAGCAAAAGCTATGTGATGATCTAAATCGGCTGGTATTTGTTTTACTTGTTCTTATTCATATACCTTCTGAAATTTTCTTGTCACACCATTAGGTTCAGATTCTATTGTTCTCTTGGTTATTTGTTTAAACTAGGTCCAAGAGAGTGCGGCTTCCCAATATTCGAGGTTAGAGGAGCTAAAGAAGCGTTTAGAATCCCTAAACCCCACCAGGACTTCTGTTGACGCTTCTGTAAGTTTAGACACGTCATTTCCTGATATCAAGTACTTTACTCTTTTCAGCTGTTGTTTACATGCACATTCAGGTTCCGGTCTTAGTTCAGTTCTAGGTTGTGTGTGCCTCTGCTGACCTCATTATTTATAATCATCAGGGTGTTAACACTGCACAGCAGGCTACCGCAAATTCGGCACCTCAGCAACCCACCTCGATAAATCCCTCGAATGTGACTGCGCCTATGAGTAATGCCGCCGAGCCTGCCTCCAGCGGACCGCAGCAGCAAAGACCCGCTGATGCAGAGAGGAAGCGAAGACCATCAAACtctggaggaagagggagaggtgGTGTGATGATCCTCCCCAAAGGAAGAGGGAGCTCTGGATCAGGATGGACGGGTGCTGGGTTTGAGACATGACGGTCTCCTTGGTATACAGCGTTTGCTTGGTTGGAGCAGGAGGGTCAACAGGGTGGGACTAtctatgtactccctctgtcccatattaagtgataaaatattacatgtatctagatgtttattttttgtatagatacattcatatttgggcaaatttgagtcacttaatatgagacggaaggagtatatgtTGTGCAGCAAATAGAACAAGGCAACAACGTATTCAAAGCTGTGACATCTAGTCAAACTGCCCATAGAGTCAAAAGATTATTTTTGTATCAATAGAACAACTATGCAATGAATATTTGACTTGCCACTCCAAAGAGTGGCCATCAAGGAAAGAccgatttcttttcttttctttcgagGGGGCTATTAGGGACATGCCGTGACCCCTCCTGTACGTCCCGATGCGAACCTTCCTCTCTtcgtgtaaaaaaaatctctcttTTGTCTTTCTGACCAGCGCTCGCCGTCTCTTCCGACCGTTGCTTTTTCTCCCTCCGCCACAAGCCTCGCGTCTCTTTCTGCACGCgcggccgccctcctcctctgtgAGTGCTGTCTTTGCCGGCAAAGATCTATGGATGGCCCGTCGCCTCCGCGTTCCTCCCCTGCGGTGTCTCTGAAATCGCTCACCGCACGCGAAAGTCAACCATGGCCGCCGAGGCAGCAACAGCAGAAGAGGCGCCGcatgaagcggcggcggccctcaCGAGCTCGCTGCAGTCGCACATGACCTTGGCCTTCTTTGCGTTGGCTGCGTGCACCGTGGCGAGATCGGCAGAATCGGAGCGTCGCCCCTCTTCCATGACCATGCCCCATTCCCTCTTCCTCGACCACGGCGTGTCTTAGTTGTCCTGTCTCTAGAGGCGAAGCACCGCAATAACGAGGCGCAGTCCGGCGAGATCCAGGCACAGACAAGGAGATGTGGGGTCAGTGAGGACAGAACGATCCACTGCCTTGTGCTTCACCTCTCGTGAGCTCCTCATTCAGATTCATTCCTTGAttcaacaaatcaatgaaCTCAGCCTCTATTAGGACATAGGGcgatggagatttttttttcttttttctgagattctgttttggttgtttgttctttccagatatttgttcttgcatttttctatgaCAGATCTTGTTACTTTCCGTTCATGGTTCAGATCTTTCTTCCAAATGTTCATGTTTCTGATCTTATTTCATTTAGTTCTTACAATTAGTTCATGGTCACGGAAgacaaagagaaaaaggaaattacaATTAGAATATAATAAAACCATAATAGCAGGAAGAGATTTGGTCAATTTGAGCCAGCCCAACCTGATTCGATTTCCCAATCAATAAGTATCTTTTGCATCTGTTGTATGAGACCACCTTGTGTATTTATATGCATGTATTCACATCCTTCAGATTTTTAGTGTGTTAGATTTATATGCTTTGGGCCGGAAAGATTAGAATCCTTAGATAATGTATACAAGTGACGACCATCTTGTGTTTGGGTCGTGGCAGTGCACAGGCATTTCCACTAGTTTAAAATACATTAATGGCAACATATATGCATCCGGAGGATTTGTGTGTCCATCCGACCGCCCTAGACCATTCGATCCAAATCACGCGCTCGATATTCTTGTGGGGCTCTTCTGCACTTAAACACCGGCCACTGCAAGGCTATTTACAAAACGACCTAGACGGTAAGGCCATGTTGCATCTCTTCCATGGGAGCAGGCCGACAGACGACATTGAGCAACAGCAAAGGCGGCAGCTAGACACAGCGATCGGCAGGCGGTGGCAAACCGCCGGCGATCACCAACAGTTTCAGAAAAACTCGTAATTACATGCTACATCACCTGCTACCTAGAGCTAATTAATTCATCCACTACAATGCGCTGCGATTGATCTGGTCACCGTGCAGCCACGCTTCGAGCCACCACTTTCAACGAGGGCCTATGTATCTCATGTAATTTCTTAGAGCACCTCCTCCGTTTTTTATGCCATTTGgggtggcgccggcgggttttttttagggttccGCCGAGACCCAGCCACGCCCCTAATAAGAGAcaccccccccaaaaaaattgaaaatagacaaaatttaactaaactcggcgaaatttaattaaacataaaCTTTTTTCATTACataattctaaaataaaaaaaaaggcgtGGCGGTCGGCGAAGAACGCCGCCCAGTTGGCCCCGGTGGCGCGGTTCCACCCGGGGTCGTCGCGCTCCGCCATTAGCCCGTGCCACCAATGGGCATTTATGGCGGCGGTCCGGGCACGACCCGTTGGCACCGGTGGTGTCGGGATGGCGTCGATGGAGAGCGTCCAGTGCGCCAGCAGCTGGCAATCGGGCGGTACCGGGTACTCGTGCTCGTGCTCGTGGAGGGCCTCGGCCTCCTTGAGCGTGAGCGTCGCCCGGCGCCACGTTCGTCGCCGGCAGCCATGGGTCTCGTCGGTGGGAGGGTTTAGGGTGAGAGAAAGGGAGGGTTTGGGCGAgaggggggagaggaggcgccGAGAGGAGAATGCCGAATGGTCGCCATAGTCGCCCCTTTTTATATCGCCGGAATGCGAACCGGCAGGCGTGTGAACACGGCGATAAACACGGCCGCGTGGCAATCACCATTAATTTCCACTCGAGAGCCGAGGAGGGGCCGGTGAGAAACCGGTGGGGCGTTTAATTGGTCCCTGACAAGGCAGGCCCGCCGCAATAACGCATTGCGCCGCGCCCcagctcccccccccccctcgtgGGCTGGGTTCGGCCTGGGGGCGCCGGATAACTTTTTGGGCCGCGtcggatgaaaaaacaaattggggaGACCGGCTGGGTGGATTTTTGTGCGCCGAAGCCCCCCAAGCCCGTTTAGGAGCCTTTAGGGGGGCtgattggagatgctcttaagTTTGCAGGGTCTGCTATCCTCCGGCAATCATTTCCCCATAACAATCCTTCCAGTTTTGTGGATCTGGGGGTGGTGTGATACGATGTCGGGGACTCCACCGAAGTTCCGGACATAAAAGCATTGAGTGACAGTTGTTTCTATTTCACTGAAGCTTCGGGTGTTCAAGGATTACATAACAATCTTTTTTTAACCAACCAAATTTAATTTATTTCAAAAGagaattttcaattttttcagTTCATTATTAGGAGTGGAGTGAGCAATTCAGCTTCTTTAAtaccctccgattcataaaaagtgtcgtccacttaggctatttttttttaaataatacgaattatttaatcattattgaaaataatacacgttttagaattttttttaaaaataatacacccttggtttgggccaggccgactggagctaATCGGCCTGAtccaagccgattaggcccacttggcctcgcccaggccgattGGAGGCCGGCCTGCCAGCCCACAGGCCGACTAGCCCTTGTCAGCATCGCCCAGGCCGATTAGGGCCCCGTaggcttcggccaggccgactgggtgCTCGTCTTCCTTGTACGTGTAGGAACAAAATGCCATTGCTCGCCGGTTGATCTCCCTTCGATTCCCCTGGTCTCCACTCATTCTCATCGCATTAACACATGAGAATTAATCTCCGCTATTCCACGAATCAGTTCAGGCGCTAGGTCTCCCATTTTCCTTCTTTAATGGCCACTTCCATTGACACGCACTGAATGTCGACCGTCGGCATCCGcctcccgatctccctcctccgcctataaaaggcgatTCCTAGCGCGTCACCCTGTGCCTCTGCCCTTCCTCTCTCATTATCCTATTGAGAGGTTGTCCCCTCAAGCTCTCTACATCTCGTGCCACGACCGTTTTCCTCCGCCATCCGTCGCCTCCATTATTGAAGGGGAGCTCGCTCCGAAGTTCTGTTCCtcgattcctttcaccggGAGACTCGTCTGACCCCCTTCACCTTTTTTGACAAGGTTTCGCGAACAACCGTCGCCGTTGGCCGTGCCGTCCCCGAGGTCAtgccgaagccgaagccgtGCCTGGAGCCCCGACCCCGGCCGCGACGGGAGACGGGAAACCGGTTCGTGGAATAGTGGGGATTAATTCGTATGTGTTAATGTGAAGAGAATGAGTGGAGACCAGGGGAATCGAAGGGAGATCAACGGCATGAGTGGCGGTCGAGCTTCTGTTCCTCTGTACGTGCGAGCAAGACGAACACCCAGTCGGCCTAGCCAAAGCCGACTGGGGCCTAATCGGTCTGGGCGATGTTGACAAGGACCAGTCGGCCTGTGAGCTGGCAGGTCggcctccagtcggcctgggcgaggccgagtgggcctaatcggcttgggccaggccgattagCTCCAGTCgacctggcccaggccgagggtgtattatttttgaattttttctaAAACATGTATTATTTTCAATAATGATAAAAtaattcgtattatttaaaaaaaattagcgtccacttagtacaaaatgtgtactgacttagtacaaaatgagcGACACTTTCTATGGATTGGAGTGAGTACATGGTTTCAATTTTCTTCTCAATactttttcttcctctccaccattgttaacaaaaacttttcgtttttctttcaaaacaAACCCATGCACCAAGCCGATATATTGGAAGTTTCTAAACAAAAGATTTTTCTTGTAGAAATTTTGGAAGTTAAAACAAATCTTTTGtatgaaatgattttttttaaaaccaaGAAAGTTTGTTCAAAAGATTGGAATTTCTATCCTATAaaagtttgtccaaaaaatTGGAAGTTCTACGTCATGATTTTTAGAAGTTCGTAAAAAAATGTCCTctaaattttgaattttgttaGCAAATTTAAAACCTCAATTAATTTGAAAGTGTATGTCATTTTCAATTGAAAGTGGTATTCCCTGCCTAACTCCCTGAAAACCACTCTCCtagaaaaggagaagaagaaaaattaagGCCAAACAGCAACACGTTTCTGTATGtagtatgaaaaaaaaaaggaaaaacaacgGGCAAAGAGGAAAAGCCAAAATAGGCCTAGTGGCAGGAGATCCAGTGCGGTACAAGACCAAGAGCAGGTAAAGCGATCTTTTTACCGAAGCCAAGACCTACCGTAGTTTTATCCACCATAAAGTTTCGTTTTCCATCCGATGACGATGTACCTACCACATGCAGGTGTAGACGCGGGACCGGCCACAGTGCATGCATAGGAAAGTAATTAATTGATTTGTACTTTGCTGCTAGCTCCGaccattgcatgcatgcgagcaTTTATGGCTAGGTACTACTAGTTCTGAAATTTTAAAGATAACTCTTCGAAAATCCAAACATGCGATTGTTTCATTAATGCATCattcaaaaaatatgtgtGCACCGTTGAACTTTTATTGACAAGTCATTAAAATTTCGTTAGCACCGATCATTATTTCAATGGTCAAATATTGAACTAACATTGAAACACTAGTTTCATTGAAACACAAATATTTTCATTGATCGTATATATGAAAGTTTATTGAAACACTACTATTTCAATCGGCAAGATTTGACCTTATTCTTATATGGTCAAAATTGTATAAGAAAGTTTCATTGAGACACCAATGTTTCAATCGGAAATCCTTAGGACACTAACGTTTCAATAGTTAGATTCTATTTCAAACCTCTGTAAAACACATCATTTTCAGCTTTCTCGTTTTGAACTTGCAGCACTACTGTTTCAATGAAAGTTTCATCTTGAATCTGCTCCAaaaattttgaaactttttcCGTATGTCAAAAACACCATCTCAAACCAACAATcaaattttcatcaaatttcGAGTCCGTTTGGACCACCAAATAATTTGTACAACTATCAAAACGTGTTAGTGTAGAACTAGTATCGGTGAAGATCAGCCGAAATTTTGAACTTGCTCAAAACTTTTTGACACTTTTACTCTAGGTGGGAACGGCCTCTTAAACAAACCCTCAAATTTCATCAAATTTTGAGTTCGTTTAGACCCTCAAataatttgtataaaaatcaaAATGTATTAGTGTCCTTGCCTTCCTCAACCAGCAACCCCGTCCCATCTAGGGCCTGAGAACGAATACCTACCGGCTCCGGTAAATTAGAATTTCCGGCAGGACGAGAAAGAGCAGAAAAAGGGGGAAAGAGGAAACAGAGGGGCGCGAGGAGCTTCGCCAGCCCGGATGGCACCTGGTGGAATCGTCCGCCAATTAGTTCCGCTTGACTTAAACCTTCAAGGTATGCCATCCATCTGGAAACTTATTTTCCCGTTAAACAGTTTATTCTCTGCGATACAAGTATGCCGTCAACTCGACTAAGGTCCCATTATTTGTTTTTCGGCTGGAAGGAGGCCATAAAAAGGAACAAATGAATACACAGGTGGTGGCGCTAACATCGATGGTTGTTCATGTTATGACAGTAGGCTGATTTCTACCCGTGAAGTCCTTCAGCTTCGAAATTGACAATGCTAGGTCTGCATCAGAAAACATAGGAAATTTAAGTGTTTGGCATATGCACATAATTTTAGAAAACAGATGCAAAAAAGGTTCTTATGACTGAAGATAGTTGTTGTAACCTATCAAAGGTTTCAAAGCTATTTGAGCATCGAGGCCATGCTTTGAGGCATCGGACTCAAATTGCTCGATGTACAAGCGGATCGTTGCTCCAGCAGATCCAGTTCCCTGGAAGATCACAATTTTGATGAATCAGAAATAATGTTACCAATGGAAAATCTTTGAAAATCCGTGTTAGGTCTGTACCGAAAGGCGGAAGATAATCCTTGACCCATCGGTGAAAACAAACCGCAGTCCCTGTTTGGATACAGTACTTCCATCTACCTGTAATATTGATATCAAGGGAAAATGTGAACTTCTGCTAACCTTTTCACACATTCAAAtagggagagagggaggtAGAACCCACGGGGTCAGTATAACTGAAATCATCAGCAAATTGAAGGGTGTAGTCTCCTGTTTCACAATAACAATGTCATCAGACTTTGAGGACACTATCAtctacacagaaaatacatgCAGAACTCTCTATAAAAATACAGTATATTATGCAAACCAACCATATTTCTCTCCAGGGTTGCTCTTCGCAATCAAATCTCTGAGGTGCTCCATCATCTTATTTGCACTCTCAGATTCACACTCCTGTACAAGTGAGGACCATGTGTTCATGGGAATTTTCATGATGGGTTATGTTGCAGATATTTTGTTGGGTGGTCTGAAACATATATGCTCGTAGATAAAGTTTCAGGAATCCGTTTGATGAAATACCTCATAATCATATCTGGAAAAGAAATTTCTGCCATACGTTGCCCAGTGCTCCCTAGCTACATCTTCCACCGATACTAGCCTCTCCCCGACCTTCTTATTCTTGTTTCTATGTGCAAGTATGTTGAGCCAAGCCAAAACAGCCCTGGAAGTCAAGAGTTGACCAAGAGTATGATGGGTAGCTTACAGACTTTTCTCACGCGAAAAAATGAAGCATATCATAGTAAGCAACAATATCTTTTCACAGCCTGGCCTTTCAAAGCAACTAACCAAGAGTCTGATTTGTTGTTTATAGACATTCAACTATTTGTTTGATCATAGTAAGCAACAATATCTTTTCACCTGGGTTACCAGATGAAAGTTAACAGCCATGTATGAGCAATTTACTTCCTACCAGATGCCATCCTTCTCTCTGATGTGATCAGATCCTGTCCCAAAACTTTCCTCTCCACATATAGACAATTTTCCTGCATCCATTAGGTTCCCAAAAAATTTCCAGCCTGTCGGAACCTACAAAGTGACACCTCATTATGTGAGATGTTCTGGTGAAGTCTACAGCAATGTGACAATAGTACCTCAAAAAATGGAACATTTAATTTCTCTGCCACACGGTCAGCAGCACCACTGGTTGGCATTGATCTAGCAAGTCCCTAAAAGACAGTCAATGCCCAAACATTAAAGAAGATCCTTATCTATCCTGAGACAAATACTGAAATGAGAAATCAGCAAGAGACTGTAACATCTCATTACTTTTAGGCCAGACTTGAAATAAGGAATGGCTGCCTGCGCATTGGCTGCAATTATTGCCACAGAGTCTGATGGTGTAACAAAGAACCTTTTTCCGATAATCATGTTTCGATCACCGTCGCCTGCGATTATTTTTATTCTCCAGTGTTACCTTTTTATCATGAAAGATTTCCTTGAATtactaaagaaagagaagaaaacaagacATAATCAAAGGTAAAGAGATGATTGAATGGAGTTCTGCAGTTCACGGTAGTAAACTTACAAATTTGAAGAGAATTTTAAGAGGCAACATTAAGGTAGACACAAAGCAAACTTCATACCAGATGAGGACTCAACATGTAACTAATGCACTCTGTGGAATTTGATTATGTAATAAATGTATGTGTTATGATGATCAGCAGCTTTTCAGACTGAGGGGTATCATTTCAGGTAAATTGGCTACAAAGTCATCACTATCTGGATAGTTACTTTATGGTCAGCAAAAAAGAATCAGAGTACTTATGAGTATTTCTCTTGCAGTTGCGAAGAATGCACATGGCATGAGCAAAGGAAATACAGTTT includes:
- the LOC100821122 gene encoding uncharacterized protein LOC100821122 isoform X2 produces the protein MCHHDYTLLAGSLLLYRYIQENYSKIRDVEKELENLTLEVKLTAGPKKAALEHLRKKIEMSTERIRLAKVKEEDAKKAWEAAAQVVKEEEDAKQKLCDDLNRLVQESAASQYSRLEELKKRLESLNPTRTSVDASGVNTAQQATANSAPQQPTSINPSNVTAPMSNAAEPASSGPQQQRPADAERKRRPSNSGGRGRGGVMILPKGRGSSGSGWTGAGFET
- the LOC100821122 gene encoding uncharacterized protein LOC100821122 isoform X1; amino-acid sequence: MAAPPRPSLEPEIGPDGLARDSPVLAYTEKVIAEEQLQLKKYIQENYSKIRDVEKELENLTLEVKLTAGPKKAALEHLRKKIEMSTERIRLAKVKEEDAKKAWEAAAQVVKEEEDAKQKLCDDLNRLVQESAASQYSRLEELKKRLESLNPTRTSVDASGVNTAQQATANSAPQQPTSINPSNVTAPMSNAAEPASSGPQQQRPADAERKRRPSNSGGRGRGGVMILPKGRGSSGSGWTGAGFET